One window of Klebsiella quasivariicola genomic DNA carries:
- a CDS encoding YgiW/YdeI family stress tolerance OB fold protein, protein MKKIAAMTAIVALVSMPVLAAGQGGFTGPSSTTQGGGFTGPSGAVTTVTNAKSLRDDTWVTLRGKITERVSDDLYKFQDASGVINVDIDHKRWNGVTVGPQDTVEIQGEVDKDWNSVEIDVKQIRKITP, encoded by the coding sequence ATGAAAAAAATTGCTGCGATGACCGCGATCGTTGCCCTGGTTTCTATGCCGGTACTGGCTGCCGGACAGGGCGGATTCACCGGTCCTTCTTCGACCACTCAAGGGGGCGGATTTACCGGCCCAAGCGGCGCGGTCACCACCGTCACTAATGCCAAATCGCTGCGGGACGATACCTGGGTGACCCTGCGCGGCAAGATCACCGAGCGCGTTTCTGACGATCTCTATAAGTTCCAGGATGCTTCCGGGGTCATCAATGTCGATATCGACCACAAGCGCTGGAACGGCGTGACCGTCGGCCCGCAAGACACGGTCGAAATTCAGGGGGAGGTCGATAAGGACTGGAACTCGGTGGAAATCGACGTTAAACAGATCCGTAAAATCACGCCATAA
- the qseB gene encoding quorum sensing response regulator transcription factor QseB: MRILLVEDDKLIGDGIKVGLSKMGFSIDWFTAGLEGKNALYSAPYDAAILDLTLPGIDGLDILREWRDKGRHEPVLILTARDALNQRVEGLRLGADDYLCKPFALIEVAARLEALIRRAHGQSSSELRHGKVSLDPNRLTASLDGESLTLKPKEFALLELLLRNAGRVLPRKLIEEKLYTWDDEVSSNAVEVHVHHLRRKLGSDFIRTVHGIGYTLGDA, from the coding sequence ATGCGCATATTACTGGTGGAAGATGACAAGCTGATCGGCGACGGCATCAAGGTCGGGCTGAGCAAAATGGGCTTTAGCATTGACTGGTTTACCGCCGGGCTGGAGGGCAAGAACGCCCTGTACAGCGCCCCCTACGACGCCGCAATCCTCGACCTCACCCTTCCCGGCATCGATGGCCTCGATATTCTGCGCGAATGGCGCGACAAAGGCCGCCATGAGCCGGTACTGATCCTCACCGCCCGCGATGCCCTTAACCAGAGAGTGGAGGGCCTGCGCCTGGGCGCCGATGACTACCTGTGCAAACCTTTCGCCCTGATTGAGGTGGCGGCGCGCCTCGAAGCGTTGATCCGCCGCGCGCACGGCCAGAGCAGCAGTGAGCTGCGCCACGGCAAGGTGAGCCTCGACCCGAACCGTTTAACCGCCAGCCTCGACGGTGAAAGCCTGACGCTGAAGCCGAAGGAGTTCGCCCTGCTGGAGCTGCTGCTGCGTAACGCCGGTCGCGTACTGCCGCGCAAGCTTATCGAAGAAAAGCTCTACACCTGGGACGACGAGGTCTCCAGCAACGCCGTGGAAGTTCACGTCCATCATCTGCGCCGCAAGCTCGGGAGTGACTTTATCCGCACCGTCCACGGCATCGGCTATACCCTGGGTGACGCATGA
- the ftsP gene encoding cell division protein FtsP encodes MSLSRRQFIKASGVALCAGAAPLKAHAAGQQPALPVPPLLESRRGQPLFLTLQRSHWSFTPGTRAPVWGINGRYMGPTIRVWNGDDVKLIYSNRLTENVAMTIRGLQVPGPLIGGAARMMSPNADWAPVLPIRQSAATLWYQANTPNRMAKQVYNGLAGMWLVEDEVSKNLPIPNHYGVDDFPVIIQDKRLDNFGTPEYSEPGSGGFVGDTLLVNGVQSPYVEVSRGWVRLRLLNASNSRRYQLQMSDGRLLHVISGDQGFLPAPVSLKQLSLAPGERREILVDMTNGDEVSITCGEAASIVDRIRGFFEPSSILVSTLVLTLRPTGLLPLVTDSLPVRLLPTELLSGTPIRSRDITLGDDPGINGQLWDPQRIDITAQQGTWERWTVRADRPQSFHIEGVMFQIRNVNGSMPFPEDRGWKDTVWVDGQVELLVYYAQPSWPHFPFQYLSQTLELADRGSIGQMLVNPAP; translated from the coding sequence ATGTCACTCAGTCGGCGTCAGTTTATTAAGGCTTCCGGCGTAGCGCTGTGCGCTGGCGCCGCGCCGCTGAAGGCCCATGCCGCCGGCCAGCAGCCTGCGCTGCCGGTTCCGCCGTTGCTGGAATCCCGTCGCGGCCAGCCGCTGTTTCTGACGCTGCAGCGTTCGCATTGGTCATTTACCCCCGGCACCCGTGCTCCCGTCTGGGGGATCAATGGCCGCTATATGGGGCCGACGATCCGCGTCTGGAACGGGGATGACGTTAAGCTTATCTACAGCAACCGCCTGACTGAGAACGTGGCGATGACCATCCGCGGCCTGCAGGTACCTGGCCCGCTGATCGGCGGCGCGGCGCGTATGATGTCGCCGAATGCCGACTGGGCGCCGGTGCTGCCTATCCGCCAGAGTGCGGCGACGCTGTGGTATCAGGCCAATACGCCAAACCGAATGGCGAAACAGGTTTACAACGGCCTGGCGGGCATGTGGCTGGTGGAAGATGAGGTCAGCAAGAATCTGCCGATCCCTAACCACTACGGCGTTGATGACTTCCCGGTGATTATTCAGGATAAACGGCTGGATAACTTCGGCACGCCGGAGTATAGCGAACCAGGAAGCGGCGGCTTTGTGGGCGATACGCTGCTGGTTAACGGCGTGCAGAGCCCGTATGTCGAAGTGTCGCGCGGCTGGGTGCGCCTGCGCCTGCTGAACGCCTCCAACTCCCGGCGCTATCAGCTGCAGATGAGCGATGGCCGACTGCTGCATGTGATTTCCGGCGACCAGGGGTTCCTGCCGGCGCCGGTTTCGCTCAAGCAGCTGTCGCTGGCCCCAGGGGAACGGCGTGAAATTCTGGTCGATATGACCAACGGCGATGAAGTATCCATTACCTGCGGCGAAGCGGCGAGCATTGTCGACCGTATCCGCGGCTTTTTTGAACCGTCAAGTATTCTGGTCTCCACGCTGGTGTTGACCCTGCGCCCGACCGGGCTGCTGCCGCTGGTCACTGACAGTCTGCCGGTGCGTCTGCTGCCGACCGAGCTGCTCTCCGGCACGCCAATCCGCAGCCGGGATATCACCCTCGGTGACGATCCTGGCATCAACGGCCAGCTGTGGGATCCGCAGCGTATCGATATCACGGCGCAGCAGGGAACCTGGGAGCGCTGGACGGTGCGCGCCGACCGCCCGCAGTCGTTTCATATTGAAGGAGTGATGTTCCAGATCCGGAACGTCAATGGCTCGATGCCTTTCCCGGAAGACCGGGGCTGGAAGGACACCGTGTGGGTCGACGGGCAGGTTGAGCTGCTGGTCTACTATGCCCAGCCGTCGTGGCCACACTTCCCGTTCCAGTATCTGAGCCAGACCCTGGAGCTGGCCGATCGCGGCTCGATTGGCCAGATGCTGGTGAATCCCGCGCCGTAA
- the parC gene encoding DNA topoisomerase IV subunit A yields the protein MSDMAERLALHEFTENAYLNYSMYVIMDRALPFIGDGLKPVQRRIVYAMSELGLNASAKFKKSARTVGDVLGKYHPHGDSACYEAMVLMAQPFSYRYPLVDGQGNWGAPDDPKSFAAMRYTESRLSKYAELLLSELGQGTVDWVPNFDGTLQEPKMLPARLPNILLNGTTGIAVGMATDIPPHNLREVAKAAITLIEQPKTTLDELLDIVQGPDFPTEAEIITSRAEIRKIYQNGRGSVRMRAVWSKEDGAVVISALPHQVSGAKVLEQIAAQMRNKKLPMVDDLRDESDHENPTRLVIVPRSNRVDMEQVMNHLFATTDLEKSYRINLNMIGLDGRPAVKNLLEILSEWLVFRRDTVRRRLNHRLEKVLKRLHILEGLLVAFLNIDEVIEIIRTEDEPKPVLMSRFGISETQAEAILELKLRHLAKLEEMKIRGEQSELEKERDQLQAILASERKMNNLLKKELQADADAFGDDRRSPLHEREEAKAMSEHDMLPSEPVTIVLSQMGWVRSAKGHDIDAQGLSYKAGDSWKASAKGKSNQPVVFIDTTGRSYAIDPITLPSARGQGEPLTGKLTLPPGATVEHMLMEGDDQKLLMASDAGYGFVCTFNDLVARNRAGKALITLPDNAHVMPPLVIEDESDMLLAITAAGRMLMFPVSDLPQLSKGKGNKIINIPAAEAAAGQDGLAHLFVLPPQSTLTIHVGKRKIKLRPEELQKVTGERGRRGSLMRGLQKIDRVEIDSPRRASAGDSEE from the coding sequence ATGAGCGATATGGCAGAGCGCCTTGCGCTGCATGAATTTACGGAAAATGCTTACCTGAACTACTCCATGTACGTGATCATGGACAGGGCATTACCGTTTATTGGCGATGGCTTAAAACCGGTCCAGCGTCGCATCGTCTATGCGATGTCCGAGCTGGGGCTGAACGCCAGCGCCAAATTCAAAAAGTCCGCCCGTACCGTCGGCGACGTGTTGGGTAAATATCACCCGCACGGCGACAGCGCCTGCTATGAAGCGATGGTGCTGATGGCGCAGCCGTTCTCTTACCGCTATCCGCTGGTGGATGGCCAGGGGAACTGGGGGGCGCCGGACGATCCGAAATCCTTCGCCGCCATGCGTTACACCGAATCCCGTCTGTCAAAGTATGCCGAGCTATTGCTTAGCGAGCTGGGACAGGGGACGGTCGACTGGGTGCCAAACTTTGACGGCACGCTGCAGGAGCCGAAAATGCTGCCGGCGCGCCTGCCAAACATTCTGCTCAACGGCACCACCGGCATCGCGGTGGGCATGGCGACCGATATTCCACCGCACAACCTGCGTGAAGTGGCCAAAGCGGCGATTACGCTGATTGAACAGCCGAAAACCACACTCGACGAGCTGCTGGATATTGTGCAAGGGCCCGATTTCCCGACAGAGGCGGAGATCATCACCTCGCGGGCGGAAATTCGCAAAATCTACCAGAACGGGCGCGGCTCAGTACGCATGCGCGCGGTGTGGAGTAAAGAGGACGGCGCGGTGGTGATCAGCGCGCTGCCGCATCAGGTCTCCGGCGCCAAAGTGCTGGAGCAGATTGCGGCGCAGATGCGCAATAAAAAGCTGCCGATGGTTGACGATCTGCGCGACGAATCGGATCACGAAAATCCGACCCGTCTGGTGATTGTCCCGCGCTCCAACCGGGTGGATATGGAGCAGGTGATGAACCACCTGTTTGCCACCACCGATCTGGAGAAGAGCTACCGCATCAACCTCAATATGATCGGCCTCGACGGACGCCCGGCGGTGAAAAACCTGCTGGAGATCCTCAGCGAGTGGCTGGTGTTCCGTCGCGATACCGTGCGTCGCCGTCTGAATCATCGGTTAGAGAAAGTGCTGAAGCGCCTGCATATCCTCGAAGGTTTGCTGGTGGCGTTTCTCAATATCGATGAAGTGATCGAGATCATCCGCACCGAAGATGAACCGAAGCCGGTCCTGATGTCGCGTTTTGGCATCAGCGAAACCCAGGCGGAAGCGATTCTGGAATTAAAGCTGCGCCACCTCGCCAAACTGGAAGAGATGAAGATCCGCGGCGAGCAGAGCGAACTGGAAAAAGAGCGCGATCAGCTGCAGGCGATTCTGGCGTCTGAACGTAAGATGAACAACCTGCTGAAGAAAGAGCTACAGGCCGATGCCGATGCCTTCGGCGACGATCGCCGTTCGCCGCTTCACGAACGTGAAGAAGCGAAAGCGATGAGCGAGCATGACATGCTGCCGTCCGAGCCGGTGACTATCGTTCTGTCGCAGATGGGCTGGGTGCGCAGCGCCAAAGGGCACGACATTGACGCCCAGGGCTTGAGCTATAAAGCCGGCGACAGCTGGAAGGCCTCGGCGAAAGGCAAGAGCAACCAGCCGGTGGTGTTTATCGATACCACCGGGCGCAGCTATGCCATCGATCCGATTACCCTGCCTTCTGCGCGTGGCCAGGGTGAGCCGCTGACCGGTAAGCTAACGCTGCCACCGGGCGCGACCGTCGAACATATGCTGATGGAAGGCGACGATCAGAAACTGCTGATGGCCTCCGATGCCGGCTACGGTTTTGTCTGCACCTTCAACGATCTGGTGGCGCGCAACCGTGCCGGTAAAGCGCTGATCACCCTGCCTGACAACGCCCACGTGATGCCGCCGCTGGTGATTGAGGACGAGTCCGATATGCTGCTGGCCATCACCGCCGCCGGGCGGATGCTGATGTTCCCGGTCAGCGATCTGCCGCAGCTGTCGAAGGGCAAGGGCAACAAAATCATCAACATTCCTGCGGCGGAGGCTGCCGCAGGTCAGGACGGTCTGGCACATCTGTTCGTTCTGCCGCCGCAGAGTACGCTGACCATTCACGTCGGCAAACGGAAGATCAAACTGCGTCCGGAAGAGCTGCAAAAAGTTACCGGCGAGCGCGGCCGCCGCGGTTCGCTGATGCGTGGGCTGCAGAAGATCGACCGTGTAGAAATCGACTCGCCGCGCCGTGCCTCGGCGGGCGATAGCGAAGAGTAA
- the qseC gene encoding quorum sensing histidine kinase QseC: protein MKRLARLSLRVRLTLLFAVLTAAAWGIASVIAWQQTSKKLDKLFDTQQLLFARRLSAMHFDELRAPPASTGEKKKVRHGHIDDDALAFAIFTRDGTMVLNDGENGEDIQWNSQREGFSNGYLRGDDDEWRFLWLTTADGRHRIAVGQEWDYRREMAMDIVTSQLTPWMIALPLMFVLLIVLLSRELAPLKNLARTLRLRAPDSAESLSVEKIPSEVRPLVDALNQLFQRTHDAMLRERRFTSDAAHELRSPLAALKVQTEVAQLSMDDAEGREKALAQLHQGIDRATRLVDQLLTLSRLDSLAQLDDVQKIALDDLLQSAVMEMYHPAQQSGIELRLHLNASNIARTGQPLLLSLLVRNLLDNAVRYSPRGSQVDITLNAREFRVRDNGPGISPQALARIGERFYRPPGQDVPGSGLGLSIVRRIASLHGMQVEFANARDGGFEARVYW, encoded by the coding sequence ATGAAACGACTTGCCCGCCTGAGCCTGCGCGTCCGTCTGACGCTGCTGTTTGCTGTGCTCACCGCGGCCGCCTGGGGCATCGCCAGCGTGATCGCCTGGCAGCAAACCAGCAAAAAGCTGGATAAGCTGTTTGATACCCAGCAACTTCTGTTCGCCCGCCGCCTGAGCGCCATGCATTTCGATGAGTTGCGCGCCCCGCCCGCCTCGACGGGTGAAAAGAAAAAGGTGCGGCATGGACACATCGACGACGACGCGCTGGCGTTCGCCATCTTCACTCGCGACGGCACCATGGTGCTTAACGATGGTGAGAACGGAGAGGATATTCAGTGGAACTCGCAGCGCGAGGGGTTCAGCAATGGCTACCTGCGCGGCGATGATGACGAGTGGCGCTTCCTGTGGTTAACCACCGCCGATGGTCGTCATCGCATCGCCGTCGGACAGGAGTGGGATTATCGGCGCGAAATGGCAATGGATATCGTCACCTCACAGCTCACCCCGTGGATGATCGCCCTGCCGCTGATGTTCGTGCTGCTTATTGTGCTATTAAGCCGCGAACTGGCGCCGTTGAAAAATCTGGCGCGTACGCTGCGCCTGCGCGCCCCGGATTCGGCGGAATCGCTCAGCGTAGAGAAAATTCCCTCCGAAGTTCGCCCGCTGGTTGACGCACTGAACCAGCTGTTCCAGCGCACCCATGACGCCATGCTGCGCGAGCGTCGGTTTACCTCGGATGCCGCCCATGAGTTACGCAGCCCGCTGGCGGCGCTGAAGGTGCAGACTGAAGTCGCCCAGCTCTCTATGGACGATGCAGAAGGACGTGAGAAAGCGCTGGCCCAGCTTCACCAGGGGATCGATCGCGCCACCCGGCTGGTGGATCAACTGCTGACGCTGTCGCGGCTGGACTCTCTCGCCCAGCTGGACGACGTGCAGAAGATCGCGCTTGATGATCTGTTACAGTCAGCGGTGATGGAAATGTACCACCCGGCACAGCAATCCGGCATTGAGCTACGCCTGCATCTCAATGCCAGCAATATCGCCCGCACCGGCCAGCCGCTGCTGCTCAGTCTGCTGGTGCGCAACCTGCTGGATAACGCGGTGCGCTATAGCCCGCGCGGCAGTCAGGTCGATATCACGCTCAACGCCCGAGAGTTTCGGGTGCGCGATAACGGCCCTGGCATCAGCCCGCAGGCGCTGGCGCGCATTGGCGAGCGTTTTTACCGGCCGCCAGGGCAGGATGTGCCGGGCAGCGGCCTGGGCTTGTCAATCGTCCGGCGCATCGCCTCGCTGCACGGCATGCAGGTTGAATTTGCTAACGCGCGCGACGGCGGCTTCGAAGCTCGCGTGTACTGGTAG
- a CDS encoding GyrI-like domain-containing protein produces the protein MNDIKASPAYVGRFQRVCRYIARHLDEPLSLEALSAIAHSSPYHFHRQFSAYTGIPLYRYIQWLRLRRACWRLAFNPRDKVIDIALDAGFQNAESFSRAFRTAFDQSPTQFRQQPDWAEWHRRVPKHTLQEQTSMDVNIISFPTTRVAVLQHRGSPDLVNATAARFIAWRKTSGLSPVATRDTWGIAWDDPQTTPQEAFRFDICGTVERPVGENAFGVINGEIPGGRCAVVRHHGSLDTLAQSVWFLYRDWLPTSGETLRDFPVYFRYLNFVHEVAEHELQTDIYLPLA, from the coding sequence ATGAACGATATTAAGGCCAGCCCGGCGTATGTCGGGCGCTTCCAGCGTGTCTGTAGGTACATTGCGCGCCATCTTGATGAGCCGCTGTCGCTGGAGGCGCTGAGCGCGATAGCGCACAGTTCGCCTTACCATTTTCACCGGCAATTTAGCGCTTATACCGGCATTCCATTGTACCGGTACATCCAGTGGTTGCGTCTGCGACGCGCCTGTTGGCGCCTGGCGTTCAACCCCCGCGATAAAGTCATCGACATTGCCCTTGATGCCGGGTTTCAGAATGCGGAGTCGTTCAGCCGTGCCTTCCGTACCGCGTTTGACCAAAGCCCGACCCAGTTCCGGCAGCAACCGGACTGGGCCGAGTGGCATCGACGCGTACCGAAACATACGCTACAGGAGCAAACGTCGATGGACGTCAATATCATTTCCTTCCCCACCACCCGGGTAGCCGTACTGCAACATCGCGGCAGCCCGGACCTTGTCAACGCCACCGCCGCGCGTTTTATTGCCTGGCGTAAGACGAGTGGATTATCGCCCGTCGCCACCCGCGATACCTGGGGGATCGCCTGGGACGATCCGCAGACCACCCCGCAGGAGGCATTTCGTTTTGATATCTGCGGCACGGTCGAGCGGCCGGTCGGTGAAAACGCCTTTGGCGTGATTAACGGCGAAATCCCCGGCGGACGCTGCGCCGTCGTGCGCCATCACGGCTCGCTGGACACCCTGGCGCAGAGCGTCTGGTTTCTCTATCGCGACTGGCTACCCACCTCAGGCGAGACGTTACGGGATTTTCCGGTGTACTTCCGTTACCTCAATTTTGTCCATGAGGTGGCTGAGCATGAACTGCAAACCGATATTTATCTGCCGCTGGCCTGA
- the plsC gene encoding 1-acylglycerol-3-phosphate O-acyltransferase encodes MLFIFRVIFVVIYCIVVCILGCLYCLFSPRNPKHVATFGHLFGRLSPVFGLKVELRKPADAESYGNAIYIANHQNNYDMVTASNIVQAPTVTVGKKSLLWIPFFGQLYWLTGNLLIDRNNRTKAHGTIAEVVNAFKKRKISFWMFPEGTRSRGRGLLPFKTGAFHAAIAAGVPIIPVCVSNTSNKIKLNRWNNGLVIVEMLPPVDTTQFGKDNVRALATHCRELMAAKIAELDNEVAEREAAGKQ; translated from the coding sequence ATGCTATTCATTTTTCGAGTAATTTTTGTGGTCATTTATTGCATCGTGGTGTGCATACTTGGCTGTCTGTACTGCTTGTTCAGCCCGCGTAATCCAAAACACGTTGCCACTTTCGGCCATCTGTTTGGCCGCCTGTCTCCGGTATTTGGTCTCAAGGTGGAGCTACGCAAACCTGCTGACGCGGAAAGCTATGGCAACGCGATCTACATCGCTAACCACCAGAACAACTATGATATGGTGACGGCGTCGAATATCGTGCAGGCCCCGACGGTCACCGTGGGTAAAAAGAGCCTGCTGTGGATCCCGTTCTTTGGCCAACTGTACTGGCTGACCGGTAATCTGCTGATTGACCGTAATAACCGAACCAAAGCGCACGGCACCATTGCCGAGGTCGTCAACGCCTTTAAAAAGCGTAAAATTTCGTTCTGGATGTTCCCGGAAGGGACCCGCAGCCGTGGCCGCGGCCTGCTGCCGTTTAAAACCGGCGCCTTCCACGCGGCGATTGCCGCCGGGGTACCCATTATTCCGGTGTGTGTCTCGAATACATCGAATAAAATAAAGCTCAATCGCTGGAATAACGGTCTGGTGATCGTGGAAATGCTGCCGCCGGTGGATACCACTCAGTTCGGTAAAGACAACGTGCGCGCGCTGGCGACGCATTGTCGCGAGCTGATGGCCGCCAAAATTGCTGAGCTGGACAACGAAGTGGCTGAGCGCGAAGCGGCCGGCAAGCAATAA